Proteins encoded within one genomic window of Cytophagales bacterium:
- a CDS encoding ABC transporter permease, with product MAELSKNLEGQISAWKKQLRKQDYLDDGVIEELEDHLREGLDRLLTQGISEDEAFNKAVADLGTPADLSSQEAAVQFKYSSSPWPLLISYFFIALRNIRKKKLISTINVVGLSIGMAVTILLGTYSWNIITYDQYHENSEDIYFLYRTRVLPEGGKMEVSDTWPPMAEEVQNAFPTVKSIARFVFWGDTRIKYGDKELTREISMGEQGTFDVFSFPLSKGNQDHVFDNANSIVINQEVADALFGEEDPMGKTVELMIGEPTSFVVTGVFEKIPFNSSLNFEILVNMDFRKTLWTERGYWGWNASFMWSFVKLEPGETEENLEAQFPPLVEKFVLPSERGTFELLPISEYYDYNTQQQEYGYLLGYIAIGLLLIAFFNFTNLNAAQSLTRNKEVSLRKVFGAGKNNLIQQLIGETVFLFLFSSLLGIGLAFLLLPYFIDLFEQQMSLSFLFEPVTTLIVLFGILAMGLLAGAYPTIRLSRLRAGDAIRGSRAGTRRGFDPKNILVTIQFSIAIILLSAVTIMYQQIDFMKTTDKHFNPDNLLTIQAAQGGGDDSPQRLESFQNAVSAITGVESVSATGSVPGRYWPSYALIVNADEKNKPPFDWLLSSVDANYFPALETEFVAGRNFDPSLGSDEGKAIINEAAYQQLGWTSLEGKKLAFPGADFEMEVVGVVKDFNYESLTEQVAPVVHRYRGRASERYGMLMVRLNGGSIGETLSQIEEAWGTYETNQPFEYSFIDEAFAEAYENEERISTMTGYSAMIAIAVAILGILGLASFTVIERMKEMAIRKVLGASIRQLLFILLKQTTILMLIGLAVAVPINYYFMEDWLADFPFRIELNFLVYVFATLLVMASSWVVLGSYTLKMVKANPSQTLRDE from the coding sequence ATGGCTGAATTAAGCAAAAACCTGGAGGGGCAAATTTCCGCATGGAAAAAGCAGCTCCGAAAACAAGATTACCTCGATGATGGGGTCATCGAAGAACTGGAAGATCACCTTCGAGAAGGTCTGGACCGTCTTTTGACGCAAGGGATCTCGGAAGACGAAGCTTTCAACAAGGCGGTCGCTGACCTGGGCACTCCGGCCGATCTGAGCAGTCAGGAAGCAGCGGTCCAATTCAAATACAGTAGTTCTCCCTGGCCTTTACTCATTAGTTATTTCTTCATCGCCTTGCGCAACATCAGGAAGAAAAAGCTGATCTCTACCATCAATGTTGTGGGGTTATCTATTGGTATGGCGGTAACGATCCTCCTCGGGACCTATTCCTGGAACATCATCACTTATGATCAGTACCATGAAAATTCAGAGGACATCTACTTCCTTTACCGGACCCGGGTATTACCGGAAGGTGGAAAAATGGAAGTTTCCGATACCTGGCCACCGATGGCCGAAGAAGTCCAGAATGCTTTTCCTACCGTAAAGAGCATTGCCCGGTTTGTTTTTTGGGGTGATACCCGCATCAAATACGGCGACAAAGAACTCACCCGGGAAATAAGCATGGGCGAGCAGGGCACCTTTGATGTCTTTTCGTTTCCGCTATCCAAAGGCAATCAGGATCATGTATTTGACAATGCCAACTCCATTGTGATCAATCAGGAAGTGGCCGATGCCTTGTTTGGCGAGGAAGACCCGATGGGCAAGACCGTGGAATTGATGATAGGTGAACCCACTTCGTTTGTGGTGACAGGTGTCTTTGAGAAAATTCCTTTTAACTCCAGTCTGAATTTTGAAATTCTGGTCAACATGGATTTCAGGAAAACGCTATGGACAGAAAGAGGTTATTGGGGCTGGAATGCTTCTTTTATGTGGAGTTTTGTCAAGTTAGAACCCGGAGAAACCGAAGAAAACCTGGAGGCTCAATTCCCGCCATTGGTAGAAAAATTTGTGCTCCCTTCGGAGCGTGGCACCTTCGAATTGCTCCCGATCTCGGAGTACTATGATTACAATACTCAGCAGCAAGAATACGGTTACCTATTGGGATACATCGCCATTGGCCTGCTGCTCATTGCCTTCTTCAATTTCACTAACCTGAATGCCGCTCAATCGCTCACCCGGAACAAGGAAGTCTCTTTGCGGAAGGTCTTTGGGGCTGGGAAAAACAACCTGATCCAACAACTCATTGGTGAAACGGTCTTTTTGTTTTTGTTTTCTTCTCTCCTGGGCATTGGCCTGGCTTTTCTCCTGTTGCCTTACTTCATTGACCTGTTTGAGCAACAAATGTCTTTGAGCTTCCTGTTTGAACCTGTGACAACTCTGATTGTCCTGTTTGGCATATTGGCAATGGGTTTGTTGGCAGGTGCATACCCAACGATTCGCCTCTCCCGATTACGAGCAGGGGACGCCATTCGTGGCAGTCGGGCCGGAACGCGTCGTGGCTTTGACCCTAAGAATATTCTGGTGACCATTCAATTCAGTATCGCTATCATCTTGCTAAGTGCTGTGACAATCATGTACCAGCAGATCGATTTCATGAAGACCACCGACAAGCATTTCAATCCCGACAATCTACTGACCATTCAGGCCGCTCAGGGTGGTGGCGATGATTCTCCACAACGCCTGGAGAGTTTCCAAAATGCCGTTTCGGCAATCACTGGTGTTGAATCCGTAAGTGCCACCGGATCGGTACCGGGTCGGTACTGGCCCAGCTATGCACTGATTGTGAACGCGGATGAAAAGAACAAACCTCCATTTGATTGGTTGCTTTCTTCTGTGGATGCAAACTACTTCCCGGCACTGGAAACCGAGTTTGTCGCAGGTAGAAATTTTGATCCTTCATTGGGTTCAGATGAGGGGAAAGCGATCATCAACGAAGCCGCGTATCAACAATTGGGATGGACGTCTCTCGAAGGCAAAAAGTTGGCCTTTCCCGGTGCAGACTTTGAGATGGAAGTGGTTGGGGTCGTCAAAGACTTCAATTATGAATCACTGACGGAGCAAGTAGCACCTGTCGTTCACCGGTATCGGGGCAGAGCCAGCGAAAGATATGGTATGCTGATGGTTCGACTCAATGGTGGTTCTATTGGTGAGACGCTTTCCCAAATCGAAGAAGCCTGGGGTACTTACGAAACCAATCAGCCATTTGAATATTCTTTCATAGATGAAGCTTTTGCTGAGGCTTATGAAAATGAAGAGCGCATCAGCACCATGACGGGCTATTCTGCCATGATTGCGATTGCCGTGGCCATTTTGGGCATTCTGGGGCTGGCCAGTTTCACCGTCATCGAGCGCATGAAAGAAATGGCCATTCGAAAAGTACTTGGAGCTTCCATACGGCAGCTTCTTTTCATTTTGCTCAAGCAAACGACGATATTGATGCTCATCGGTCTGGCAGTCGCTGTTCCGATCAACTATTATTTCATGGAAGACTGGCTGGCCGATTTTCCGTTCCGAATTGAATTGAACTTTCTGGTCTATGTATTTGCGACCCTTCTGGTAATGGCCAGCTCCTGGGTAGTCCTCGGATCATATACGTTGAAAATGGTCAAAGCCAATCCATCGCAGACGTTACGAGACGAATAA
- a CDS encoding PadR family transcriptional regulator, whose amino-acid sequence MKPSKSLVAASSKPLILGILQKGPTYGYDIIQQIKALSGGQLEFADGMLYPVLHRLEKDGLVTSQWNQSEKGRHRKYYSITESGKEAIHLERENWMGMHTVLLKLWSQNSNTQHG is encoded by the coding sequence ATGAAACCTTCCAAGTCCCTCGTAGCAGCCTCTTCCAAGCCATTGATCCTCGGTATTTTGCAAAAAGGACCTACCTATGGCTATGACATCATTCAGCAGATCAAAGCACTTTCTGGCGGTCAACTGGAATTTGCGGATGGCATGCTGTATCCGGTGCTGCATCGATTGGAGAAGGATGGCCTGGTGACTTCACAATGGAATCAATCTGAGAAAGGTCGTCACCGGAAGTATTACTCGATCACTGAGTCGGGTAAAGAAGCCATCCATCTGGAACGTGAGAATTGGATGGGCATGCATACAGTCTTATTGAAATTATGGTCACAAAACTCAAATACGCAACATGGCTGA